From Nitratidesulfovibrio vulgaris str. Hildenborough, a single genomic window includes:
- a CDS encoding microcin C ABC transporter permease YejB, with product MRARQSSHGGAWGYMLRRLLLVLPTLLGIVTINFFVVQLAPGGPVEQYIARLEGDGAAYMERIGAGDGGDMQPAADDGTAAYKGAAGLSPQAVEAIRRQYGFDRPILERYVTMLGDFALFRFGDSLFKGRSVIDLVGDAMPVSLSLGLWSTLVIYAVSIPLGMARALRRGSRFDTMSGIAVIAAHAIPAFLLAVLLIVLFAGGSYLQWFPLRGLVSPGHDALPFGARVLDYAHHMVLPVTAMVVGGFAGLTSLTRNAFLDELGKAYVETALAKGLTRKAVLWRHVFRNAMLLVISGLPGAFVRVFFTGSLLIETIFSLNGLGLMGFEAAMQRDYPVMFASLYVFTLIGLTASLAGDMLCMAVDPRIDFERRAA from the coding sequence ATGCGCGCCCGACAGTCATCCCACGGCGGGGCATGGGGCTACATGCTGCGCCGCCTGCTGCTGGTGCTGCCCACGCTTCTCGGCATCGTCACGATCAACTTCTTCGTGGTGCAACTGGCCCCCGGCGGCCCGGTGGAACAGTATATCGCCCGTCTCGAAGGTGATGGCGCCGCCTACATGGAACGCATCGGCGCAGGTGATGGCGGCGACATGCAGCCCGCAGCCGACGACGGGACAGCCGCCTACAAGGGGGCGGCAGGACTCAGCCCGCAGGCTGTGGAGGCCATCCGCCGACAGTACGGCTTCGACCGCCCCATCCTCGAACGCTACGTCACCATGCTGGGCGACTTCGCCCTGTTCAGGTTCGGCGACAGCCTCTTCAAGGGGCGCAGCGTCATCGACCTCGTAGGTGACGCCATGCCCGTATCGCTGTCGCTGGGACTCTGGAGCACCCTCGTCATCTATGCCGTCTCCATCCCGCTGGGCATGGCGCGTGCGCTACGTCGCGGCAGCCGATTCGACACCATGAGCGGCATCGCCGTCATCGCGGCACACGCCATCCCCGCCTTTCTGCTGGCGGTGCTGCTCATCGTGCTCTTCGCCGGGGGCAGCTACCTGCAATGGTTCCCGCTGCGGGGGCTGGTGTCGCCGGGGCACGACGCGCTGCCTTTCGGGGCACGGGTGCTCGACTATGCGCACCACATGGTGCTGCCCGTGACCGCCATGGTCGTGGGCGGCTTCGCGGGGCTGACCAGCCTGACGCGCAACGCCTTTCTCGACGAACTCGGCAAGGCCTATGTGGAGACGGCCCTCGCCAAGGGCCTCACGCGCAAGGCCGTGTTGTGGCGGCACGTCTTCCGCAACGCCATGCTGCTGGTCATCAGCGGGCTTCCCGGTGCCTTCGTGCGGGTGTTCTTCACCGGTTCGCTGCTCATCGAGACCATCTTCTCGCTCAACGGTCTCGGACTCATGGGGTTCGAAGCCGCCATGCAGCGCGACTACCCTGTCATGTTCGCCTCTCTCTATGTCTTCACGCTCATCGGTCTGACGGCATCCCTTGCCGGAGACATGCTCTGCATGGCCGTTGACCCGCGCATCGACTTCGAAAGGAGGGCGGCATGA
- a CDS encoding ABC transporter ATP-binding protein yields MTHDLLHIEDLHLAFGGSAHPPAASGRAVLHGVGLTMRRGEIHALVGASGSGKSLTARAVLGLLPPGARLTHGNIRFEGAQLAHAPESALRALRGDRIGMVFQDPLSSLNPLHTIERQVAEPLAIHKGIRGPRARARALELLDMVGLDEPEARLASYPHQLSGGQRQRVALAMALANDPALLIADEPTTALDTTVQSQILRLIDTLRHRLGMGVLIVSHDLGVVRSLADVIHVMDAGCIVESAPTTRIFSAPASPVTRALLGAEGPSGPAPLPETTATQPALLEARDMGVTFTRQRGLFGLRKTGHDALVSASFTLRRGECLGVVGESGSGKSTLALAVLRLIASRGRVTLDGQRLDTLDEEALRPLRRKVQAVFQDPFSALNPRMTVAESIAEGLTTHFPDLRGRQGLKAMHDKTLAALDEVGLSDDFMQRYPGELSGGQCQRVVIARALALRPEVLVLDEPTSSLDRALQFQVVALLRDLQLRHGMACLFITHDLSLVRSFCHRVMVLHRGHVVEAGPTPVVLDAPATATTRALVEAALGCAPASASGLSAATAEPTGLMVGRPRFAEMTPAHDAATPSNRRPRSDAAGA; encoded by the coding sequence ATGACCCACGACCTTCTGCATATCGAAGACCTGCACCTCGCCTTCGGCGGGAGTGCCCATCCCCCTGCCGCGTCGGGCCGCGCCGTCCTGCACGGTGTGGGCCTCACCATGCGCCGGGGAGAGATACACGCACTGGTGGGCGCCAGCGGTTCGGGCAAATCGCTCACGGCAAGGGCCGTCCTCGGACTGCTGCCTCCCGGCGCACGCCTGACCCACGGCAACATCCGCTTCGAGGGGGCGCAACTGGCCCATGCTCCCGAATCCGCCCTGCGTGCCCTGCGGGGCGACCGCATCGGCATGGTCTTCCAGGACCCGCTTTCGAGCCTCAACCCCCTGCACACCATAGAACGGCAAGTGGCTGAACCGCTGGCCATCCACAAGGGCATACGCGGCCCCCGTGCACGGGCGCGGGCACTTGAACTGCTCGACATGGTGGGACTCGACGAACCTGAGGCACGACTCGCCAGCTACCCGCACCAGCTTTCGGGCGGGCAGAGGCAACGCGTGGCCCTTGCCATGGCACTGGCCAACGACCCGGCACTGCTCATCGCCGACGAACCCACCACGGCCCTCGACACCACGGTGCAGAGCCAGATACTGCGCCTCATCGACACCCTGAGGCACCGTCTCGGCATGGGCGTCCTCATCGTCAGCCACGACCTCGGCGTGGTCCGCAGCCTTGCCGATGTCATCCATGTCATGGACGCCGGGTGCATCGTGGAGAGTGCCCCGACGACGCGCATCTTCTCCGCCCCCGCCTCGCCGGTGACCCGCGCGCTTCTCGGGGCCGAAGGCCCCTCCGGGCCCGCCCCGCTGCCAGAGACCACGGCGACTCAACCCGCCCTGCTTGAAGCCCGCGACATGGGAGTGACCTTCACACGCCAGAGGGGTCTCTTCGGTCTGCGCAAGACCGGGCATGACGCCCTCGTCTCGGCCTCGTTCACGCTACGGCGCGGGGAGTGCCTCGGCGTGGTGGGTGAAAGCGGTTCCGGCAAGAGTACGCTGGCCCTCGCCGTATTACGGCTCATCGCCTCGCGTGGCCGCGTGACGCTGGACGGTCAGCGACTCGACACGCTGGACGAAGAAGCCCTGCGCCCGCTGCGCCGCAAGGTGCAGGCCGTCTTTCAAGACCCCTTCTCCGCACTCAACCCCCGCATGACCGTGGCCGAAAGCATCGCCGAGGGGCTGACGACCCACTTCCCCGACCTGCGTGGAAGGCAGGGCCTCAAGGCCATGCACGACAAGACGCTCGCCGCCCTTGATGAAGTGGGACTCTCCGACGACTTCATGCAACGCTACCCGGGCGAACTCTCGGGGGGGCAATGCCAGCGGGTGGTCATCGCACGGGCACTGGCCCTGCGCCCCGAGGTTCTCGTGCTGGATGAACCCACCTCATCGCTCGACCGCGCCCTTCAGTTTCAGGTGGTGGCCCTGCTGCGCGACCTGCAACTCCGGCATGGCATGGCCTGCCTCTTCATCACCCACGACCTTTCTCTGGTGCGCAGCTTCTGCCACCGTGTGATGGTGCTCCACCGTGGGCATGTGGTCGAGGCCGGCCCCACGCCCGTGGTACTCGACGCCCCTGCCACCGCCACCACGAGGGCACTGGTCGAGGCTGCACTCGGCTGTGCACCGGCATCTGCCTCCGGCCTGTCCGCCGCGACAGCCGAGCCTACCGGCCTCATGGTCGGACGTCCCCGCTTTGCGGAGATGACACCGGCACACGACGCCGCCACCCCATCAAACAGACGACCGCGTTCCGACGCGGCAGGAGCCTGA
- a CDS encoding ABC transporter permease, producing MTTAQRRWNAFRRNGRAWWSLVFFVTLFCLSLCAEIIANDRPLLVMVHGRLHSPVLHDYTERDFGGEFDTPADFRDPLLTAYIDAHGWALWPPVRFADATINYDAPAVPAPPGGGNWLGTDDQGRDILARLLYGFRLSVLFGLALTLAGSVTGIAAGAVMGYRGGRLDLFGQRILEIWSGIPVLYLLMLVGSMFRMTFWTLLGVMLLFGWMRLVPAVRTEFLRGRNLDHVRAARALGVPQWRIMLRHVLPNAMVAVVTFLPFQLNGSIVALTSLDFLGFGLPPGYPSLGELVAQGRANLHAPWIGCSVFGLLGGTLMLLVFIGEGVRDALDPSVTNPAPSPRR from the coding sequence ATGACCACCGCACAACGACGCTGGAACGCCTTTCGGCGCAACGGGCGGGCGTGGTGGTCGCTGGTGTTCTTCGTCACACTGTTCTGCCTGAGCCTCTGCGCCGAAATCATCGCCAACGACAGACCCCTGCTGGTGATGGTGCATGGCAGGCTGCACTCTCCGGTGCTGCACGACTACACCGAACGCGACTTCGGCGGCGAATTCGACACCCCCGCCGATTTCCGCGACCCGCTGCTCACCGCCTACATCGATGCCCACGGCTGGGCACTCTGGCCCCCGGTGCGCTTCGCCGACGCCACCATCAACTACGACGCCCCCGCCGTGCCCGCCCCGCCCGGTGGCGGCAACTGGCTGGGCACCGACGACCAGGGGCGCGACATCCTCGCACGGCTTCTGTACGGCTTCAGGCTTTCGGTACTGTTCGGGCTGGCACTCACCCTTGCCGGGTCGGTGACGGGCATCGCAGCCGGGGCGGTCATGGGCTACCGGGGTGGAAGGCTCGACCTCTTCGGCCAGAGGATACTGGAGATATGGTCGGGTATTCCCGTGCTCTACCTGCTCATGCTGGTGGGCAGCATGTTCCGCATGACGTTCTGGACACTACTCGGGGTGATGCTGCTCTTCGGGTGGATGCGCCTCGTGCCCGCGGTGCGCACCGAGTTCCTGCGAGGGCGCAACCTCGACCACGTGCGGGCGGCACGCGCCCTTGGCGTACCCCAATGGCGCATCATGCTGCGCCACGTGCTGCCCAATGCCATGGTCGCCGTCGTCACCTTCCTGCCTTTTCAGTTGAACGGTTCCATCGTGGCACTCACGTCGCTCGACTTTCTCGGCTTCGGCCTGCCGCCGGGGTATCCGTCACTCGGTGAACTGGTGGCGCAGGGACGCGCCAACCTCCACGCCCCGTGGATAGGATGCTCGGTCTTCGGGCTGCTTGGCGGCACCCTGATGCTTCTCGTCTTCATCGGTGAAGGCGTGCGCGACGCGCTCGACCCTTCGGTGACAAACCCCGCCCCCTCCCCACGGAGATGA
- a CDS encoding MotA/TolQ/ExbB proton channel family protein, translated as MEIIELYSHATPVARAVMAVLVVMSVVSWSIIVRKALLFRSIEGRLDGAIHRLEACDGIAEAMSRFKGHADNTVWHLLRTGYREYMRLLPRRAPAEVIADNVRRAMRHAVAEETGRLGSQLPLLATTANTAPFIGLFGTVWGIMDAFHKLAGAKTAAIASVAPGISEALIATAVGLGVAIPAAIGYNLHMTRVRRVQARLISLAGLTLNTIMLETAPLPAAENGKPTATDGAEAPATARRHDAASLTPAQPVTSDTTDAALAVSGGNGTGGTAGSSVCSPSIETGSLAAPASQKVVAGQVPLHAVRGGKEGRDASLA; from the coding sequence ATGGAAATCATCGAACTCTACTCCCACGCCACTCCTGTGGCACGTGCGGTCATGGCGGTGCTGGTGGTCATGTCCGTGGTCAGCTGGTCCATCATCGTCCGCAAGGCCCTGCTCTTCCGCAGCATCGAAGGACGTCTCGACGGGGCCATACACCGGCTTGAAGCGTGTGACGGCATCGCCGAGGCCATGTCGCGTTTCAAGGGCCATGCCGACAACACCGTGTGGCATCTGCTGCGTACCGGCTACCGAGAGTACATGCGGCTGCTGCCCCGCCGCGCCCCGGCTGAGGTCATCGCCGACAACGTGCGCCGGGCCATGCGCCACGCCGTCGCGGAAGAGACAGGACGCCTCGGTTCGCAACTGCCCCTGCTTGCCACCACTGCCAACACCGCCCCGTTCATCGGTCTCTTCGGCACTGTATGGGGCATCATGGATGCGTTCCACAAACTGGCGGGGGCCAAGACAGCGGCCATCGCCTCTGTCGCACCCGGCATCTCTGAAGCACTCATCGCCACGGCTGTGGGTCTTGGCGTCGCCATTCCCGCGGCCATCGGCTACAACCTGCACATGACCCGCGTGCGCCGTGTTCAGGCACGGCTCATCAGCCTTGCGGGACTCACCCTCAACACCATCATGCTCGAAACCGCCCCACTGCCTGCTGCGGAAAACGGAAAACCAACGGCCACTGACGGGGCCGAAGCCCCCGCCACGGCACGAAGGCACGACGCGGCATCCCTGACGCCCGCACAGCCCGTCACGTCGGACACGACAGACGCAGCCCTTGCTGTGAGCGGGGGTAACGGAACGGGCGGGACCGCGGGGTCGAGCGTGTGCAGCCCCTCCATCGAGACCGGAAGCTTGGCGGCACCAGCGTCACAGAAGGTCGTAGCGGGGCAGGTGCCATTGCACGCCGTGCGCGGCGGAAAGGAAGGGCGTGATGCATCTCTCGCCTGA
- a CDS encoding DUF4857 domain-containing protein, producing MTLSPARLACAVVTAMSLFWFIPDVYRRATNPEKVRATAYYSAVEERFMVRTDTFTGAGYADESGNPLEAPAFKERLPFLYFAELEKQGRFPATVAGVPVTAQDARNALQTVQLSPRMWNLPKMPLNVLLDAAPAGAHLSLPPDIFRITGTGLDFIRCADGSLDTAKTARFAEALRTADVRFPLRGLGSNPNPLKPFDEGCLLVDAEGRVFRLAMHKGEPRCRATGLAIDGEVKAITVEEHPRRAFVGTIVTGDAVHLVTYDDTLVRLPLEGFDAAGSYAVLRSDPLNVTLASADLRDRLTQPTRYIATDAQYNPVHTFDLYFPAEARSRIEAAQIAGSELSPLALRQFAPEEGRVLFRMEPAASLPLAALGCALSVALLVLVRRRTRTGLHWGETLFVAATGLPGLAGVLVFGPLATPSESLTLGKNTPTDDGPERLNGFKKTGCASCCSGNK from the coding sequence ATGACACTCTCACCCGCCCGCCTCGCCTGCGCGGTGGTCACCGCCATGTCGCTTTTCTGGTTCATCCCCGATGTGTACCGCCGTGCCACCAACCCCGAAAAAGTCAGGGCCACCGCCTACTACAGCGCGGTGGAAGAACGCTTCATGGTGCGCACCGACACCTTCACGGGCGCAGGCTATGCCGACGAGTCCGGCAACCCGCTGGAAGCCCCGGCCTTCAAGGAACGGCTGCCTTTCCTGTATTTTGCCGAACTTGAGAAGCAGGGTCGCTTTCCCGCCACCGTTGCCGGAGTGCCCGTGACGGCGCAGGATGCGCGCAACGCCCTGCAGACGGTGCAACTCTCGCCGCGCATGTGGAACCTGCCGAAGATGCCGCTCAATGTGCTGCTGGACGCAGCCCCCGCCGGGGCGCACCTCTCGCTGCCGCCCGACATCTTCCGCATCACGGGTACCGGACTCGACTTCATCCGCTGCGCCGACGGCAGCCTCGACACCGCCAAGACCGCCAGATTCGCCGAAGCCCTGCGCACAGCGGACGTGCGCTTCCCGTTGCGCGGCCTCGGGTCGAACCCCAACCCGCTCAAGCCCTTCGACGAAGGCTGCCTGCTGGTGGACGCCGAAGGCCGCGTGTTCAGACTCGCCATGCACAAGGGCGAACCCCGGTGCAGGGCAACGGGCCTCGCCATCGACGGCGAAGTGAAGGCCATCACCGTCGAGGAACACCCCCGCCGCGCCTTCGTGGGCACCATCGTCACCGGCGATGCCGTACACCTCGTCACCTACGACGACACGCTGGTGAGGCTGCCGCTGGAAGGCTTCGACGCGGCAGGCAGTTACGCCGTGCTGCGTAGCGACCCGCTCAATGTCACCCTCGCCTCCGCCGACCTGCGCGACCGTCTCACGCAGCCCACGCGCTACATCGCCACAGACGCACAGTACAACCCGGTGCACACCTTCGACCTGTACTTCCCCGCTGAGGCCAGAAGCCGCATCGAAGCCGCGCAGATTGCCGGGTCGGAGCTTTCTCCGCTGGCCTTGCGACAATTCGCCCCTGAAGAAGGTCGTGTGCTCTTCCGCATGGAACCCGCCGCATCGCTGCCTCTCGCCGCACTGGGCTGCGCACTATCGGTCGCCCTCCTCGTGCTGGTGCGCAGGCGCACTCGCACAGGTCTGCACTGGGGCGAGACACTCTTCGTCGCCGCGACGGGACTGCCGGGCCTTGCCGGGGTGCTGGTCTTCGGCCCGCTGGCGACCCCGAGTGAAAGCCTCACCCTTGGCAAGAACACGCCCACTGACGATGGACCCGAGAGACTGAACGGGTTCAAGAAGACGGGCTGCGCCTCCTGCTGTAGCGGCAACAAATGA
- a CDS encoding TonB-dependent receptor — MRHMATLALCALLAMPEGAVAAPTTMPATPAQAESAGKAAKTPSANTTKPGAANATLPAPATAPASGPATGPATGPATGTSSTSASEVYRLDPLRVSGETQQMGKTVIDGEKLNSLPSPGRTINDALRTRSDVQFDEGAYSSTQGGEIRPPRVSIAGSRPYENSYVIGGISTSNRIDASGEDRSTADGVAPTGEAQSFYIDTDLLDGVTLFNNNIPAEYGGFTGGMVKADIRDPRMDGVHGFLKYRHTRDNWAHITAPDMPSGTTQVDKQDRFQRHDGSVAAEGPLTERLGVILNYSVKHSVIPMETAWGSPKDQYRTNENFISKLAFMDDGPFKGSFTLGYAPYQREMYISSRLDSDFSVDGGGFFTALDGTYDFGPVAWKNTLGFSRSELSRYGTGDVASTWLRYKTIGGSRFDSAYATWGKGTSAMEGSMGDYEQSQDDVSWKSILDFDPVHTGVLSHVFQTGIEVQHTDASTDSTGYTAYYNPSIPNSQADRDKIPAGPGNVAGEQFAQNKTVEDAYSRSASMNSYAWFGQDTIEIGRLTLRPGLRVSHDDLTGNIDPAWRFMADLDVFDDDVVHLIGGANRYYGSQMLAYALRKDSGLARYKRSFTGGNLGDWVYDKTTGGKNYDLDELDTPYSDELMAGVTLKAFDTRFGMRAESRKHRDQLRTTLDTNGATTLNNSGKTDYWGVTWTVERDFNTEHMGDHTVELGITRSNTKSDGTDFDSSFLNGDTGSVIEWEKVYFEGSLVPRSNLPASNYNRPWVGTLTHTARFMDDDALRWFNVLRYKGPGTDLVRTGTFTDTDGLRYDAYEARTFSDSVTVDTAVEWDALRHEDHVLTLTMEVSNLFDQKSNVDSSTGYVMGRQYYAGFKYTF, encoded by the coding sequence ATGAGACACATGGCAACACTGGCGCTCTGCGCCCTGCTCGCCATGCCGGAAGGGGCAGTCGCCGCCCCGACCACCATGCCCGCAACGCCCGCACAGGCGGAGTCGGCTGGCAAGGCTGCGAAGACCCCATCGGCCAACACCACCAAGCCCGGAGCGGCCAACGCCACACTGCCCGCGCCCGCAACTGCGCCCGCGTCCGGCCCGGCGACTGGCCCGGCGACTGGCCCAGCAACCGGCACGTCGTCCACATCGGCGTCGGAGGTCTACAGACTCGACCCGTTGCGCGTCTCGGGCGAGACGCAGCAGATGGGCAAGACCGTCATCGACGGCGAAAAACTCAACAGCCTGCCCTCACCGGGCCGCACCATCAACGACGCACTCCGCACCCGTTCGGACGTGCAGTTCGATGAAGGCGCGTACTCATCGACCCAAGGGGGCGAGATACGCCCGCCGCGCGTCTCCATCGCAGGCAGCCGCCCGTATGAGAACAGCTACGTCATCGGCGGCATCTCCACCTCCAACCGCATCGACGCCTCGGGCGAAGACAGAAGCACGGCCGACGGCGTGGCACCCACGGGCGAAGCCCAGTCGTTCTATATCGACACCGACCTGCTGGATGGTGTCACCCTCTTCAACAACAACATCCCCGCCGAATACGGCGGCTTCACGGGCGGCATGGTCAAGGCCGACATCCGCGACCCGCGCATGGACGGGGTGCATGGCTTTCTCAAGTATCGCCACACCCGCGACAACTGGGCGCACATCACCGCCCCCGACATGCCAAGCGGGACGACACAGGTCGACAAGCAGGACCGATTCCAGCGGCACGACGGTTCCGTAGCCGCGGAAGGGCCGCTGACTGAACGACTCGGGGTCATCCTCAACTACAGCGTGAAGCACTCCGTCATCCCCATGGAGACGGCGTGGGGTTCGCCCAAGGACCAGTACCGTACCAACGAGAACTTCATCAGCAAGCTGGCGTTCATGGATGACGGGCCGTTCAAGGGGTCGTTCACCCTGGGCTACGCGCCCTACCAGCGCGAGATGTACATCTCGAGCAGACTCGACAGCGACTTCTCCGTGGACGGAGGCGGCTTCTTCACCGCCCTTGACGGGACCTACGACTTCGGCCCCGTGGCGTGGAAGAACACGCTGGGCTTCTCGCGTAGCGAACTGTCACGCTACGGAACCGGTGATGTGGCAAGCACATGGCTGCGCTACAAGACCATCGGTGGGTCGCGCTTCGATAGTGCCTATGCCACGTGGGGCAAAGGCACCTCCGCCATGGAAGGCTCCATGGGCGACTATGAACAGTCGCAGGACGATGTGTCATGGAAGAGCATCCTCGACTTCGACCCGGTCCACACGGGCGTCCTCTCGCACGTGTTCCAGACGGGCATCGAGGTGCAGCATACCGACGCCTCGACCGACTCAACTGGCTATACCGCCTACTACAACCCCTCCATCCCCAACAGTCAGGCCGACCGCGACAAGATACCCGCCGGGCCGGGCAACGTCGCAGGGGAACAGTTCGCGCAGAACAAGACGGTGGAGGATGCCTACAGCCGCTCGGCCTCCATGAACAGCTACGCATGGTTCGGGCAGGACACCATCGAAATAGGCCGCCTGACGCTGCGGCCCGGTCTGCGCGTCTCGCATGACGACCTGACCGGGAACATCGACCCGGCGTGGCGTTTCATGGCCGACCTCGACGTCTTCGATGACGACGTGGTGCACCTCATCGGCGGTGCCAACCGCTACTACGGTTCGCAGATGCTCGCCTACGCCCTGCGCAAGGACAGCGGTCTTGCCAGATACAAGCGCAGCTTCACCGGGGGCAACCTTGGCGACTGGGTCTACGACAAGACCACCGGCGGCAAGAACTACGACCTCGACGAACTCGACACCCCCTATTCCGACGAACTCATGGCGGGCGTCACCCTCAAGGCGTTCGACACCCGCTTCGGGATGCGCGCCGAATCGCGCAAGCACCGCGACCAGTTGCGCACGACTCTCGACACCAATGGCGCTACCACGCTGAACAACAGCGGCAAGACGGACTACTGGGGCGTGACATGGACGGTGGAACGCGACTTCAACACCGAACACATGGGCGACCACACCGTTGAACTCGGCATCACCCGTTCCAACACCAAGAGCGACGGCACCGACTTCGACAGTTCGTTCCTCAACGGCGACACGGGGTCGGTCATCGAGTGGGAGAAGGTCTACTTCGAAGGTTCCCTCGTACCGCGCAGCAACCTGCCCGCCTCCAACTACAACCGTCCGTGGGTGGGCACCCTCACCCACACCGCCCGGTTCATGGATGACGACGCACTGCGATGGTTCAACGTGCTTCGCTACAAGGGGCCGGGCACCGACCTCGTGCGTACGGGCACCTTCACCGACACCGACGGACTTCGCTACGACGCCTACGAAGCGCGCACGTTCAGCGACAGCGTCACCGTCGACACCGCCGTGGAATGGGACGCCCTGCGTCATGAGGACCACGTGCTCACCCTCACCATGGAGGTGAGCAACCTCTTCGACCAGAAGAGCAACGTCGATTCGTCCACTGGCTATGTCATGGGCCGGCAATACTACGCCGGATTCAAATACACCTTCTGA
- a CDS encoding extracellular solute-binding protein, whose translation MSALPRLHPRAHVFSGLTALMLCLATAIAPAMAGVRTHALTLAGAVPALSTGFAHMPHVNPEAPKGGTLRLGVIGGFDSLHPFIMRGIPAAQLGLTYETLGETVPGEDGVIYGLLAESFEESADGGHLVCHLAPAARFADGHPVTAADVVFSFEMLTRHGSPFYRDYYAGVGTVTAVDARTVRFDFTSRHNAELPYIVAQLPVLPRHWWQGRDFTAPQAEAAPGSGPYRVREARPGSGITYERVPGWWGAKLPINRGRYNFDVIRCDYYRDTTVARQAFLAGEFDLWNENTIKDWFASYDVPSVREGRITREEIPHGRPEGMGGFVFNTRRAIFADVRVRRALAMCFDFEWTNRALFHDAYRRYDSFFSNSPFAATGTATEGERALLREVSPERAAMLSGPPPLPATHDGSGDIRPVLRDALRLMHDAGWNLRDGRLVDASGRPFRFTLLLSSKGLERVVLPFRRNLSRLGVEMDVQVVDQTQYVSRVRAFDYDMVHATMRQSSNPGNEQRAFWTTAAADAPGSRNYAGVRDTAVDALVERIIAARDAATLRDAVHALDRVLLHEHYVVPGWYSDRQRMAYWKTRVAHPAFTPRGGIDLHSWWAVSGDDTQAKGVPAKPAQGDGTQADAARSTPATETR comes from the coding sequence ATGTCCGCCCTGCCGCGCCTGCACCCTCGCGCCCACGTATTCAGCGGCCTCACCGCCCTCATGTTATGTCTCGCCACCGCCATCGCCCCCGCCATGGCGGGTGTCCGCACACATGCCCTCACCCTTGCCGGGGCCGTACCCGCACTCTCAACGGGCTTCGCACACATGCCGCATGTGAACCCCGAGGCACCCAAGGGAGGCACATTGCGCCTTGGCGTCATCGGCGGCTTCGACAGCCTGCATCCCTTCATCATGCGTGGCATCCCCGCCGCACAACTGGGGCTGACCTACGAGACGCTGGGCGAGACCGTACCCGGTGAGGACGGCGTCATCTACGGCCTGCTGGCCGAGAGTTTCGAAGAGTCCGCAGACGGCGGGCATCTGGTTTGCCACCTCGCACCCGCGGCACGCTTCGCCGACGGGCACCCCGTCACCGCCGCCGACGTGGTCTTCTCGTTCGAGATGCTCACCCGCCACGGGTCGCCCTTCTACCGGGACTACTACGCCGGGGTCGGCACCGTGACCGCGGTGGACGCCCGCACCGTGCGCTTCGACTTCACATCGCGCCACAACGCCGAACTTCCCTACATCGTGGCCCAGTTGCCCGTGCTGCCCCGTCACTGGTGGCAGGGGCGCGACTTCACCGCACCGCAAGCCGAAGCCGCACCGGGCAGCGGCCCGTACCGCGTACGCGAGGCACGCCCCGGTTCAGGCATCACCTACGAACGCGTTCCGGGATGGTGGGGGGCGAAGCTTCCCATCAACAGGGGCCGCTACAATTTCGACGTCATCCGCTGCGACTACTACCGCGACACCACCGTGGCACGGCAGGCGTTCCTCGCCGGAGAGTTCGACCTGTGGAACGAGAACACCATCAAGGACTGGTTCGCCTCGTACGACGTGCCCTCCGTCCGCGAAGGGCGCATCACCCGCGAGGAGATTCCCCACGGCAGGCCCGAGGGCATGGGCGGCTTCGTCTTCAACACGCGCCGTGCCATCTTCGCCGACGTGCGCGTCCGCCGTGCCCTTGCCATGTGCTTCGACTTCGAATGGACGAACCGCGCCCTCTTCCACGACGCCTACAGACGTTACGACAGCTTCTTCTCCAATTCTCCGTTCGCAGCCACCGGCACCGCCACCGAAGGCGAACGCGCCCTGCTGCGCGAAGTGTCCCCCGAAAGGGCCGCCATGCTCTCCGGCCCCCCCCCTCTGCCCGCCACGCACGACGGCAGCGGCGACATCCGCCCCGTCCTGCGCGACGCCCTGCGCCTGATGCACGACGCGGGCTGGAACCTGCGCGACGGACGCCTTGTCGATGCCTCGGGCAGGCCCTTCAGGTTCACGCTGCTGCTCTCGTCCAAAGGTCTGGAACGCGTGGTGCTGCCCTTCAGACGCAACCTCTCGCGCCTCGGCGTGGAGATGGATGTGCAGGTGGTCGACCAGACGCAGTACGTCTCACGGGTGCGTGCCTTCGACTACGACATGGTGCATGCCACCATGCGCCAGTCGTCGAATCCCGGTAACGAACAGCGTGCCTTCTGGACGACGGCGGCAGCGGACGCACCGGGGTCGCGCAACTACGCGGGCGTGCGCGATACCGCCGTCGACGCACTGGTCGAACGCATCATCGCCGCACGCGACGCCGCCACCCTGCGCGACGCCGTCCACGCCCTCGACCGGGTGCTGCTGCACGAGCACTACGTCGTCCCCGGCTGGTACAGCGACAGGCAACGCATGGCCTACTGGAAGACCCGCGTGGCGCACCCCGCCTTCACCCCGCGTGGGGGCATCGACCTGCACTCGTGGTGGGCCGTATCCGGCGATGACACGCAGGCCAAGGGTGTTCCGGCCAAGCCGGCACAGGGCGACGGTACTCAGGCTGATGCGGCCCGCAGCACACCCGCAACGGAGACACGCTGA